From a single Rutidosis leptorrhynchoides isolate AG116_Rl617_1_P2 chromosome 5, CSIRO_AGI_Rlap_v1, whole genome shotgun sequence genomic region:
- the LOC139847811 gene encoding protein FLX-like 3, with product MSGRNRIIRGSRDGLIPVVHRVPGPLPPHPAILEEELELQHHDIQRIMADNGLVVEENVSLQRELTAVKDEIHRLGQIIPKLHADREARARDLIDRGRKLESELRETEPLRADVSHLRAEAQKLNSLRQELSNQVQALTKDTSRLKAENEQVVAFKTGIDGMHKDLVDMRRDYDMLKKTNEEHMIQKEAMEKNLISMAREIEKLRGEQMRARGLGGGGYGLLSVSPDMRHPGGGYGDLYGGGGGSGGGGVGGGSGGGYGDVYGGGGGGGVGLGSYDYRGLPRH from the exons ATGTCTGGAAGAAATCGTATTATTCGAGGTTCTCGTGACGGTCTTATTCCTGTGGTGCACCGGGTGCCTGGGCCCCTTCCTCCTCACCCTGCAATTCTTGAAGAGGAACTTGAACTCCAACATCACGATATACAACGAATTATGGCTGACAATGGACTTGTAGTTGAAGAAAACGTTAGTCTTCAGAGAGAGTTGACTGCGGTCAAAGATGAGATTCATCGGTTAGGTCAAATCATTCCCAAATTACATGCAGATAGAGAAGCAAGGGCCAGAGATTTAATTGATAGGGGAAGGAAGCTTGAGTCTGAGCTTCGTGAGACCGAGCCGCTTAGGGCCGACGTGAGCCATTTACGAGCCGAAGCTCAGAAACTGAATTCTTTAAGGCAAGAATTATCGAACCAAGTTCAAGCGCTCACGAAAGATACTAGTAGATTGAAGGCTGAGAACGAGCAGGTGGTGGCTTTTAAGACTGGTATTGATGGGATGCATAAAGACCTTGTTGATATGAG GAGAGATTATGATATGTTGAAAAAAACAAACGAGGAACATATGATTcaaaaggaagcaatggagaagaATTTAATTTCAATGGCTCGTGAAATAGAGAAGCTTCGAGGGGAGCAGATGAGAGCACGTGGACTTG GTGGTGGTGGATATGGATTGTTGAGTGTAAGCCCAGATATGAGGCATCCAGGTGGCGGATATGGCGATCTATATGGTGGTGGTGGCGGCAgcggtggtggtggtgttggtggtggtaGTGGAGGTGGATATGGTGATGTTTATGGAGGGGGAGGGGGAGGTGGTGTTGGGTTGGGATCATATGACTACCGAGGACTGCCACGTCATTGA
- the LOC139848385 gene encoding tetraketide alpha-pyrone reductase 2-like isoform X2: MPEYCVTGGTGFIAAYLIKSLLEQGHTVRTTVRDPENVEKVGYLLELKGAHDRLKLMKADLMVEGSFDEAVDGVDGVFHTASPVVVSYDNNIKETLIDPCIKGTMNVLSSCKKANSVKRVVLTSSCSSIRYRYDAQQVSSLNESHWSDTKYCEEYNLWYAYAKTIAEKDAWSVAKESGIDLVVVNPAYVVGPLLAPQPTSTLLMILAYIKGALEEYPNTTVGFVHIDDVVAAHIIAMENKEAAGRVICSSTVAHWSEVLQMLKSKYPSYPYIDKCSSRKGDANPHSMDSSKILKLGLPPLKTLEQMFDDCVISFQNKGFL, translated from the exons ATGCCAGAATACTGTGTGACAGGTGGCACCGGATTCATAGCAGCGTACCTCATCAAATCGCTCCTTGAACAAGGTCATACTGTTCGAACCACCGTCAGAGATCCAG AAAATGTTGAAAAAGTAGGGTATCTGTTGGAGCTGAAAGGAGCGCACGATAGACTAAAGCTTATGAAGGCCGATCTGATGGTAGAAGGAAGTTTCGATGAGGCTGTAGATGGTGTTGATGGCGTTTTCCATACTGCATCGCCAGTAGTCGTTTCATACGATAATAATATAAAG GAAACACTAATTGATCCATGCATCAAGGGTACCATGAATGTGCTAAGCTCATGCAAGAAAGCCAATAGTGTGAAAAGGGTTGTGCTCACCTCGTCCTGCTCTTCGATTAGATACCGTTACGATGCCCAACAAGTTTCTTCACTTAATGAATCTCACTGGAGCGATACCAAATACTGCGAAGAGTATAAT CTTTGGTATGCATACGCAAAGACAATAGCAGAGAAAGATGCATGGAGTGTAGCAAAGGAAAGTGGGATTGATCTAGTTGTCGTAAACCCTGCTTATGTTGTGGGCCCATTGCTTGCGCCGCAACCAACAAGTACACTTCTAATGATACTTGCTTATATTAAAG GGGCATTAGAAGAATACCCAAACACTACAGTAGGATTTGTGCACATAGACGACGTAGTGGCTGCTCATATTATCGCAATGGAGAATAAAGAGGCTGCAGGAAGAGTCATATGTTCGAGCACCGTAGCTCACTGGTCTGAAGTCCTTCAAATGCTCAAATCGAAATACCCCTCATATCCTTATATAGACAA GTGTAGCAGCCGAAAAGGAGACGCCAATCCGCATAGTATGGATAGCAGCAAGATATTGAAGCTCGGGTTACCTCCGTTGAAAACACTCGAGCAAATGTTTGATGACTGCGTCATAAGTTTCCAAAATAAAGGGTTTCTATGA
- the LOC139848385 gene encoding tetraketide alpha-pyrone reductase 2-like isoform X1 yields the protein MPEYCVTGGTGFIAAYLIKSLLEQGHTVRTTVRDPENVEKVGYLLELKGAHDRLKLMKADLMVEGSFDEAVDGVDGVFHTASPVVVSYDNNIKAQETLIDPCIKGTMNVLSSCKKANSVKRVVLTSSCSSIRYRYDAQQVSSLNESHWSDTKYCEEYNLWYAYAKTIAEKDAWSVAKESGIDLVVVNPAYVVGPLLAPQPTSTLLMILAYIKGALEEYPNTTVGFVHIDDVVAAHIIAMENKEAAGRVICSSTVAHWSEVLQMLKSKYPSYPYIDKCSSRKGDANPHSMDSSKILKLGLPPLKTLEQMFDDCVISFQNKGFL from the exons ATGCCAGAATACTGTGTGACAGGTGGCACCGGATTCATAGCAGCGTACCTCATCAAATCGCTCCTTGAACAAGGTCATACTGTTCGAACCACCGTCAGAGATCCAG AAAATGTTGAAAAAGTAGGGTATCTGTTGGAGCTGAAAGGAGCGCACGATAGACTAAAGCTTATGAAGGCCGATCTGATGGTAGAAGGAAGTTTCGATGAGGCTGTAGATGGTGTTGATGGCGTTTTCCATACTGCATCGCCAGTAGTCGTTTCATACGATAATAATATAAAGGC GCAGGAAACACTAATTGATCCATGCATCAAGGGTACCATGAATGTGCTAAGCTCATGCAAGAAAGCCAATAGTGTGAAAAGGGTTGTGCTCACCTCGTCCTGCTCTTCGATTAGATACCGTTACGATGCCCAACAAGTTTCTTCACTTAATGAATCTCACTGGAGCGATACCAAATACTGCGAAGAGTATAAT CTTTGGTATGCATACGCAAAGACAATAGCAGAGAAAGATGCATGGAGTGTAGCAAAGGAAAGTGGGATTGATCTAGTTGTCGTAAACCCTGCTTATGTTGTGGGCCCATTGCTTGCGCCGCAACCAACAAGTACACTTCTAATGATACTTGCTTATATTAAAG GGGCATTAGAAGAATACCCAAACACTACAGTAGGATTTGTGCACATAGACGACGTAGTGGCTGCTCATATTATCGCAATGGAGAATAAAGAGGCTGCAGGAAGAGTCATATGTTCGAGCACCGTAGCTCACTGGTCTGAAGTCCTTCAAATGCTCAAATCGAAATACCCCTCATATCCTTATATAGACAA GTGTAGCAGCCGAAAAGGAGACGCCAATCCGCATAGTATGGATAGCAGCAAGATATTGAAGCTCGGGTTACCTCCGTTGAAAACACTCGAGCAAATGTTTGATGACTGCGTCATAAGTTTCCAAAATAAAGGGTTTCTATGA
- the LOC139848746 gene encoding tetraketide alpha-pyrone reductase 2-like, translated as MPEYCVTGGTGFIAAYIVKSLLEQGHTVRTTVRDPENVEKVGYLLELKGAHDRLKLMKADLMVQGSFDEAVDGVDGVFHTASPVIFVNDDNIQETLVDPCIKGTMNVLSSCKKAHSVKRVVLTSSCSSIRYRYDAQQVSPLNESHWSDTEYCKKYNLWYAYAKTMAEKNAWNVAKESGIDLVVVNPSYVVGPLLAPKPTSTIQIVLDYVTGAVEEYMNTTIGFVHIDDVVAAHILAMERKDAAGRLICSSTVANWSEVLQMLKSKYPSYPIVDKCSSRKGDANPHSMDSSKILKLGLPPLKTLEQMFDDCIISFEKKGFL; from the exons ATGCCAGAATATTGTGTAACAGGCGGAACCGGGTTCATAGCGGCATACATCGTAAAATCATTGCTCGAACAAGGTCATACCGTTCGAACCACCGTCAGAGACCCAG AAAATGTTGAAAAAGTAGGGTACTTGTTGGAGCTGAAAGGAGCCCACGATAGACTAAAGCTTATGAAGGCCGATCTGATGGTACAAGGAAGTTTTGACGAGGCTGTAGACGGTGTTGATGGCGTTTTCCACACTGCATCCCCAGTGATCTTTGTAAACGATGACAATATTCAG GAAACACTAGTTGATCCATGTATAAAAGGTACCATGAACGTGTTAAGCTCGTGCAAGAAAGCACATAGTGTGAAAAGGGTTGTGCTGACCTCATCCTGTTCTTCAATTAGATACCGCTACGACGCCCAACAAGTATCTCCTCTTAATGAATCGCATTGGAGTGACACTGAATACTGCAAAAAATACAAT CTTTGGTATGCATACGCAAAGACAATGGCTGAGAAGAATGCGTGGAATGTAGCAAAAGAAAGCGGGATTGATCTAGTTGTTGTGAACCCTTCTTATGTTGTGGGCCCATTGCTTGCACCGAAACCAACAAGTACAATTCAAATAGTACTTGATTATGTTACAG GAGCGGTGGAAGAATACATGAACACTACGATAGGTTTTGTGCATATAGACGATGTGGTGGCTGCTCATATCTTAGCAATGGAGAGAAAGGACGCTGCAGGCAGACTCATATGTTCAAGCACAGTGGCAAACTGGTCCGAAGTCCTTCAAATGCTCAAATCGAAGTACCCGTCTTATCCTATTGTAGACAA GTGTAGCAGCCGAAAAGGGGACGCCAATCCGCATAGTATGGATAGCAGCAAGATATTGAAGCTCGGGTTACCTCCGTTGAAAACGCTCGAGCAAATGTTTGATGACTGCATTATAAGTTTCGAAAAGAAAGGGTTTCTGTAA